A region of Candidatus Neomarinimicrobiota bacterium DNA encodes the following proteins:
- the fabD gene encoding ACP S-malonyltransferase: MSKTSFLFPGQGSQKVGMGLELFEHSQLGKRRFEEANEIMGTDIASLSFRGPEEILRQTEFTQPAIYIVSTILSELMLKAGYSLSFAAGHSLGEYSALATAAAFSFTEGLKLVKIRGKAMQEAGITNPGAMAAIIGLSPENVVELCRKIDIGVVQPANFNSPNQVVISGAVSAVSDAMKLAREAGALKVVELNVSGAFHSPLMTPAKEIMRETLRDVRLTEPVFPVVMNVSAEPVTDPETIRQNLIDQLDHPVRWLEIVKTLVSAGCDSFVEVGPGRVLQGLNRNIDRALKTAGVRSLADITEPVHA; the protein is encoded by the coding sequence ATGAGCAAGACCTCCTTTCTCTTCCCAGGACAGGGCTCACAAAAAGTCGGCATGGGACTCGAACTTTTCGAACATTCTCAGCTCGGCAAGAGACGTTTTGAAGAAGCGAACGAAATTATGGGGACAGATATTGCATCTCTCTCATTCAGAGGACCGGAAGAGATATTGCGTCAGACAGAATTCACCCAGCCAGCTATCTACATCGTCAGCACTATTCTGTCAGAACTGATGCTGAAGGCTGGTTACTCCCTAAGTTTTGCGGCTGGACACAGCCTGGGGGAGTATTCAGCACTGGCGACTGCCGCTGCATTTTCTTTTACGGAAGGATTAAAGCTCGTCAAAATCAGGGGTAAAGCGATGCAAGAAGCCGGCATAACCAATCCCGGTGCCATGGCTGCAATCATCGGTCTGTCACCTGAGAATGTGGTCGAATTATGCCGCAAGATCGATATTGGCGTTGTTCAACCCGCTAATTTCAATTCTCCGAATCAGGTTGTAATTTCAGGCGCTGTGAGCGCTGTCAGTGATGCTATGAAGCTTGCCAGGGAAGCAGGCGCATTGAAAGTCGTAGAACTCAACGTAAGCGGTGCCTTTCATTCACCTCTTATGACACCGGCCAAGGAGATTATGCGCGAAACTTTGAGAGACGTAAGATTGACGGAACCGGTTTTCCCGGTCGTAATGAATGTCAGCGCAGAACCGGTGACCGATCCGGAGACTATTCGCCAGAACCTGATAGATCAGCTCGATCATCCAGTGCGATGGCTGGAGATTGTGAAGACACTCGTAAGTGCGGGATGTGACAGTTTTGTGGAGGTCGGTCCGGGTCGCGTCCTGCAGGGACTGAATCGTAATATCGATCGTGCCCTTAAGACAGCGGGAGTGCGGTCGCTTGCGGATATTACGGAGCCGGTCCATGCCTGA
- a CDS encoding beta-ketoacyl-ACP synthase III, whose amino-acid sequence MRSTITAVAKYLPKRILTNADLEKMVDTSDEWIVSRTGISERRIVSDGEATSDMCTRVTEQLLKKRGISAEELDVIIVGTVTPDMPLPSTAALIQDRIGAKNAWGFDLSAACSGFLFAIESGSKLVESGKYQKIVVIGADTMSSIINYEDRETCVLFGDGAGGVLLEPSTNDRGIVDSLLYTDGAGANFLKMPAGGSQHPASHDTVNKRLHYVTQEGREVFKSAVRGMADATSELMNRNEIKAENIRLFVPHQANKRIIDSCAERLGLAPEQVLINIKHCANTTAGTIPIALAEAAETGRISAGDYVVLAAFGAGYTWGSILIKWDNCT is encoded by the coding sequence ATGAGATCTACTATTACAGCCGTCGCAAAGTATCTTCCTAAGCGCATACTGACTAATGCTGATTTGGAAAAAATGGTGGATACATCTGACGAGTGGATCGTCTCGAGGACAGGTATTTCTGAGCGGCGAATTGTCTCTGACGGCGAAGCTACGTCGGATATGTGCACTCGGGTTACCGAACAGCTCCTCAAGAAACGAGGAATATCTGCTGAAGAACTTGACGTCATTATCGTTGGAACCGTAACGCCGGATATGCCACTCCCTTCCACGGCGGCACTAATTCAGGATCGCATTGGCGCTAAAAATGCTTGGGGATTCGACCTTTCAGCGGCTTGTTCAGGATTTCTCTTTGCAATCGAGTCAGGATCCAAACTGGTCGAATCAGGAAAATATCAGAAAATAGTGGTAATCGGCGCTGACACCATGAGCTCCATTATCAACTATGAAGACCGGGAAACATGTGTTCTTTTTGGCGATGGTGCTGGTGGTGTTCTGCTTGAACCGTCCACTAACGACCGTGGAATTGTAGACTCTCTTCTTTACACTGATGGAGCAGGCGCCAATTTTTTAAAAATGCCTGCCGGTGGCAGTCAACATCCCGCCTCGCATGATACGGTCAATAAGCGGCTTCACTATGTAACACAGGAAGGGCGGGAAGTATTCAAATCTGCTGTCAGAGGTATGGCGGATGCCACCTCTGAACTGATGAACCGAAACGAGATCAAAGCTGAAAATATTCGGCTTTTCGTTCCCCACCAAGCAAACAAGCGGATAATCGATTCCTGTGCAGAGAGACTGGGGTTAGCCCCGGAGCAGGTGCTCATCAACATCAAACATTGTGCAAACACAACAGCGGGAACCATTCCCATAGCTCTCGCCGAGGCCGCTGAAACTGGAAGAATCTCAGCCGGAGATTACGTTGTGCTGGCAGCGTTTGGCGCCGGATATACCTGGGGAAGTATCCTGATAAAATGGGATAATTGCACATGA